A stretch of Lepisosteus oculatus isolate fLepOcu1 chromosome 11, fLepOcu1.hap2, whole genome shotgun sequence DNA encodes these proteins:
- the golga6l9 gene encoding golgin subfamily A member 6-like protein 9, translated as MDSGDSSKDVAVRVGVIFTQKTGNEKNKLRLTLNEDENCVIYCQGESKECAFSFDAVVNHNSAQEKLYPELLLPLVPLVVSGYSWNVLVAGTHRSGKENILCGQVIVRQLIEDFFNELNKMTDGEWFTTVSFVQFYPDDTAVDLLYPQNRDLKPVTHPVLGIVIDNVCEIVVQTPGDAWKLYDEGRETQKATTGNLISRCSSLYSISAEKRLRSDSECAEYSLSRLQVFDLAGGAFRNDLNGISPLLKVLDQSESRSTPSDSLLPVVLTSALHGNCYNVLLYCIKPQGLVDEETPWALELAHRVRGLTTRVSPGHWSPQRTTHRLRTVIRELRNSIVLQGESGDDETRELAGLIKTLQVVKNQDWEKKREKSKENEEKRKSCAVKSSDVGTLSHGAPQLRDIQEKIRQLQEQLKKEMEEHLRDGKVTVDKNQERVGRIQELREAIREEQRKRKNADQGSGHLQHCNDQANDSCDKMSDAELEYSQALNRRRRLKEEHGDLIHKELLKMEQELEAEKDEGQAVEVRRLDREREILVLQLEALRREKAEAEKDLEAYHHRRIQEMDSLQAESLQVFRAFREVFEDQVETLEKRYRGLLLEVIQDAVYLSTRNQELEAENKQLEQALAKHRDALTVERGLRRAQQHHRETASL; from the exons GAATGTGCCTTTTCGTTTGATGCTGTTGTGAACCATAACAGTGCACAG GAGAAACTTTACCCTGAGCTCCTGCTACCTCTGGTGCCATTGGTGGTGTCTGGTTACAGTTGGAATGTGCTGGTGGCAGGTACGCACAGATCAGGGAAAGAGAATATCCTGTGCGGACAAGTGATTGTCAGACag CTGATTGAAGATTTTTTCAATGAATTAAACAAGATGACAGATGGGGAATGGTTTACAACAGTGTCCTTTGTACAG TTTTACCCTGATGACACTGCAGTTGATCTCTTATATCCACAAAACCGGGATCTGAAGCCTGTGACTCACCCAGTACTGGGAAT TGTTATAGATAATGTGTGTGAAATTGTAGTGCAGACTCCGGGAGATGCCTGGAAACTGTATGACGAAGGCAGGGAAACACAAAAAGCCACCACTGGGAATTTGATCAGCAG GTGTAGCTCCCTTTATTCCATCAGTGCTGAGAAGAGGCTCCGGTCTGACAGTGAATGTGCAGAATACAGTCTCTCCAGATTGCAGGTCTTTGATCTTGCTGGTGGGGCATTCAGGAATGATCTGAATGG GATTAGCCCCCTGCTGAAAGTCTTGGACCAATCGGAGTCTCGTTCCACACCTTCTGACAGTCTGCTGCCTGTTGTATTGACTTCAGCACTTCATGGAAATTGCTACAATGttcttctgtactgtattaagccACAGG GCCTGGTGGATGAAGAGACCCCCTGGGCTCTGGAACTGGCTCACAGGGTGAGAGGCCTGACAACAAGGGTGTCTCCCGGGCACTGGAGTCCTCAAAGGACCACTCACAGGTTGCGGACAGTCATCAGGGAGCTGAGGAACAGCATAGTTTTACAGGGGGAGAGTGGAGATGATGAAACAAGAGAGCTGGCTGGACTCATTAAAACACTGCAG GTTGTCAAGAACCAGGAttgggagaaaaaaagagaaaaatcaaaagAGAATGAAGAAAAACGAAAG AGCTGTGCAGTCAAATCCTCTGATGTGGGGACGCTATCCCATGGTGCTCCTCAGCTGAGGGATATCCAGGAGAAGATTAGGCAGCTTCAGGAGCAGTTGAAGAAGGAGATGGAAGAACATCTGAGAG ATGGGAAGGTTACTGTTGACAAGAACCAGGAGAGAGTGGGCAGGATCCAGGAGCTGAGGGAAGCCatcagagaggagcagaggaagCGCAAAAATGCTGATCAGGGGTCAGGCCATCTACAGCATTGCAATGACCAG GCAAATGATTCTTGTGACAAAATGTCTGACGCGGAGCTGGAATATAGCCAGGCTCTGAACAGGAGGAGACGACTGAAGGAGGAACATGGTGATCTAATTCACAAGGAACTGCTGAAGATGGAACAGGAGCTGGAGGCTGAGAAG GACGAAGGCCAGGCCGTGGAGGTGCGGCGCTTGGACAGAGAGCGGGAGATCCTGGTGTTGCAGCTGGAGGCACTACGGAGAGAGAAGGCCGAGGCAGAGAAAGACCTGGAGGCTTACCACCACAGACGCATTCAGGAAATGGACTCACTCCAGGCAGAGAGCCTTCAG GTTTTTCGAGCCTTTCGAGAGGTTTTTGAGGACCAGGTAGAGACCCTGGAGAAGCGCTATCGTGGCCTGTTGCTGGAGGTCATTCAGGACGCAGTGTACCTATCAACTAGGAACCAGGAGCTGGAGGCAGAGAACAAGCAGCTCGAACAGG CACTGGCAAAACACAGAGATGCTCTTACTGTTGAGAGAGGCCTTAGGAGAGCCCAGCAACATCACCGGGAAACTGCCTCACTGTGA